TTTCACGACAGAGAAGAGGCGGGACCAGCGAATTTCCGCAGGCCAGTGCCAGATCTCCCAAAGAGGGTGGCGGGCATCGAAAGAATAGAAAACGAAACGCGCCTTACCGACGAGGTTTTCCATCGGCACATAGCCCAGCCCGTCTTCATCCTGAAAGCGACTATCAGCGCTATCGTCCCGATCATCCCCCATCGCGAAGAAGTAGCCCTGCGGCACGACATATTCTTCCGAGTTATTTGCGAAACCGGCCTGCGACCATTGGAGAATGTCATGCGTGACCGGCTTTCTACCGTCGGAGCCCGGGAGGACCTCCTGATAGAGAATACCGCGCAGCAAGCGGCGATTTTCATCCTGGATTTCGTAAGGTCGCAGGGGTGTGCGGTCGATCAACTGGTCATTTACATAAAGACGCCCCTCGCGCATCGCGATCCGATCGCCCGGCAGGCCGATAATGCGTTTGATGTAATCGATCGACGTGTCATGCGTGTATCGAAATACCGCGACATCCCCGCGATGCGGTGCTTTATCGGCTATGCGACCATTGAAGAGGGGCGGCGCAAAGGGAAAAGAATAACGGGACCAGCCATAATCAAATTTCGTCACAGCAACGTAATCCCCCACAAGCAATGTCGGGATCATGGAACCGGACGGGATTGTGAAGGGGGC
This genomic stretch from Candidatus Kirkpatrickella diaphorinae harbors:
- the lepB gene encoding signal peptidase I — translated: MSSINQDNNEDAPKRESWWQVLRSLITTIIVILAIRTLIIAPFTIPSGSMIPTLLVGDYVAVTKFDYGWSRYSFPFAPPLFNGRIADKAPHRGDVAVFRYTHDTSIDYIKRIIGLPGDRIAMREGRLYVNDQLIDRTPLRPYEIQDENRRLLRGILYQEVLPGSDGRKPVTHDILQWSQAGFANNSEEYVVPQGYFFAMGDDRDDSADSRFQDEDGLGYVPMENLVGKARFVFYSFDARHPLWEIWHWPAEIRWSRLFSVVK